The Gasterosteus aculeatus chromosome 8, fGasAcu3.hap1.1, whole genome shotgun sequence genome has a window encoding:
- the xcr1a.1 gene encoding chemokine (C motif) receptor 1a, duplicate 1 yields MNDSFNDSQYDRNYDDEVCEKEEVVKFGSIAVPVFFSVVITLSLIGNILVLVILALYENLKSLTNIFILNLAISDLVFTAGLPFWSIYHIWGWLFSKVLCKIVTFIFFTGFYSSVLFLTIMTIYRYLVVVHPQSILIPQRPSTSIYISVVMWIISVGAALPSLLYTTIVSIPHKDNHSLGCEYQDRLWKTISVFQQNIFFLVAFAVMAFCYIQLLWKITRTRSHTRRRAVKLVFSIVAVFFLGWVPYNVVIFLQVLADVDASSDNCGASIDLDYTFHVCRLVAFSHCCLNPVFYVFVGVKFRSHLKSLLQRLVIQTRAEEQPVRMQEISRGSML; encoded by the coding sequence ATGAATGACTCTTTCAACGACAGCCAATATGACAGAAACTACGACGATGAAGTGTGTGAAAAGGAGGAGGTGGTCAAGTTTGGATCCATTGCCGTTCCTGTCTTCTTCTCCGTTGTGATCACACTGAGCCTGATAGGAAACATCCTCGTCCTTGTAATCCTCGCTTTGTACGAAAACCTCAAGTCTCTCACCAACATCTTCATCCTGAACCTGGCCATCTCCGACCTCGTCTTCACCGCCGGTCTGCCCTTCTGGTCAATTTACCACATCTGGGGATGGTTGTTTTCCAAGGTCCTCTGCAAAATAGTGACTTTTATCTTCTTCACCGGCTTTTACAGCAGCGTCCTCTTCCTGACGATCATGACCATCTACAGGTATCTGGTAGTGGTCCACCCACAGTCCATCCTGATCCCACAGAGACCCAGCACCAGTATTTACATCTCTGTTGTTATGTGGATAATCAGCGTCGGAGCTGcccttccctccctgctctACACCACCATTGTCTCCATCCCCCACAAAGATAACCACTCCCTGGGCTGCGAGTACCAAGACCGCCTGTGGAAAACCATTAGTGTTTTCCAacagaacattttctttttggtcGCTTTTGCAGTAATGGCTTTCTGCTACATTCAATTACTGTGGAAAATCACAAGAACGAGATCTCACACAAGGAGAAGAGCAGTGAAGTTAGTCTTCTCCATCGTGGCCGTGTTCTTCCTCGGCTGGGTGCCGTACAACGTGGTCATCTTTCTGCAGGTGTTGGCTGACGTGGATGCATCATCCGATAACTGTGGCGCAAGCATCGACCTTGACTACACGTTCCATGTGTGCCGGCTCGTGGCTTTCTCCCACTGCTGCCTGAACCCCgtcttttatgtgtttgttggtgtgaAGTTTAGGAGTCATTTGAAGTCGTTGCTGCAGCGATTGGTCATTCAAACTCGAGCTGAAGAACAGCCGGTTAGAATGCAAGAAATATCGCGTGGATCAATGTTGTAG